TAAGCGACTACCTTATCTCACAGGGGGCAACCCCCAACTACTTCCGGCGTTCTAGGGCTTAACTGCTGTGTTCGGCATGGGTACAGGTGTATCTCCTAGGCTATCGTCACTTAACTCTGAATGATTAAACATTCAAAATTGAACATCTATATTCTAACAAGTTAACCTTTCGTTGTCAATATCTTCTGACTCTTTGGATAAGTCCTCGAGCTATTAGTATTAGTCCGCTCCATTGCTCACACAACTTCCACTCCTAACCTATCTACCTGATCTTCTCTCAGGGCTCTTACTGATATAAAATCATGGGAAATCTCATCTTGAGGTGGGTTTCACACTTAGATGCTTTCAGCGTTTATCCCTTCCCTACATAGCTACCCAGCGATGCCTCTGGCGAGACAACTGGTACACCAGCGGTAAGTCCACTCTGGTCCTCTCGTACTAGGAGCAGATCCTCTCAAATTTCCTACGCCCGCGACGGATAGGGACCGAACTGTCTCACGACGTTCTGAACCCAGCTCGCGTGCCGCTTTAATGGGCGAACAGCCCAACCCTTGGGACCGACTACAGCCCCAGGATGCGACGAGCCGACATCGAGGTGCCAAACCTCCCCGTCGATGTGAACTCTTGGGGGAGATAAGCCTGTTATCCCCAGGGTAGCTTTTATCCGTTGAGCGATGGCCCTTCCATACGGAACCACCGGATCACTAAGCCCGACTTTCGTCCCTGCTCGAGTTGTAGCTCTCGCAGTCAAGCTCCCTTATACCTTTACACTCTGCGAATGATTTCCAACCATTCTGAGGGAACCTTTGGGCGCCTCCGTTACCTTTTAGGAGGCGACCGCCCCAGTCAAACTGCCCGTCAGACACTGTCTCCGTAGATGATAAACCTACCGGGTTAGAGTGGCCATAACACAAGGGTAGTATCCCAACAACGCCTCCATCGAAACTGGCGTCCCGATATCAATGGCTCCTACCTATCCTGTACATGTGGTACAGACACTCAATATCAAACTGCAGTAAAGCTCCATGGGGTCTTTCCGTCCTGTCGCGGGTAACCTGCATCTTCACAGGTACTAAAATTTCACCGAGTCTCTCGTTGAGACAGTGCCCAAATCATTACGCCTTTCGTGCGGGTCGGAACTTACCCGACAAGGAATTTCGCTACCTTAGGACCGTTATAGTTACGGCCGCCGTTTACTGGGGCTTCAATTCATACCTTCGCTTACGCTAAGCACTCCTCTTAACCTTCCAGCACCGGGCAGGCGTCACCCCCTATACATCATCTTACGATTTAGCAGAGAGCTGTGTTTTTGATAAACAGTTGCTTGGGCCTATTCACTGCGGCTGACTTTAAGCCAGCACCCCTTCTCCCGAAGTTACGGGGTCATTTTGCCGAGTTCCTTAACGAGAGTTCTCTCGCTCACCTGAGGCTACTCGCCTCGACTACCTGTGTCGGTTTGCGGTACGGGTAGAGTATGATTAACGCTAGAAGCTTTTCTTGGCAGTGTGACGTCACTAACTTCGCTACTAAACTTCGCTCCCCATCACAGCTCAATGTTATAGAATTAAGCATTTAACTCAATTCACACCTCACTGCTTAGACGTGCACTTCCAGTCGCACGCTTTAGTTAGCCTACTGCGTCCCTCCTTCACTACATACTCTAGTACAGGAATATCAACCTGTTGTCCATCGGATACACCTTTCGGTCTCTCCTTAGGTCCCGACTAACCCAGGGCGGACGAGCCTTCCCCTGGAAACCTTAGTCTTACGGTGGACAGGATTCTCACCTGTCTTTCGCTACTCATACCGGCATTCTCACTTCTATGCGTTCCAGCGCTCCTCACGGTACACCTTCGCCACACATAGAACGCTCTCCTACCATACCTATAAAGGTATCCACAGCTTCGGTAAATTGTTTTAGCCCCGGTACATTTTCGGCGCAGGGTCACTCGACTAGTGAGCTATTACGCACTCTTTGAATGAATAGCTGCTTCTAAGCTAACATCCTAGTTGTCTGTGCAACCCCACATCCTTTTCCACTTAACAATTATTTTGGGACCTTAGCTGGTGGTCTGGGCTGTTTCCCTTTCGACTACGGATCTTAGCACTCGCAGTCTGACTGCCGACCATAATTCATTGGCATTCGGAGTTTATCTGAGATTGGTAATCCGGGATGGACCCCTCACCCAAACAGTGCTCTACCTCCAAGAATCTTAATGTCGACGCTAGCCCTAAAGCTATTTCGGAGAGAACCAGCTATCTCCAAGTTCGTTTGGAATTTCTCCGCTACCCACAAGTCATCCAAGCACTTTTCAACGTGCCCTGGTTCGGTCCTCCAGTGAGTTTTACCTCACCTTCAACCTGCTCATGGGTAGGTCACATGGTTTCGGGTCTACGACATAATACTATTGCGCCCTATTCAGACTCGGTTTCCCTACGGCTCCGTCTCTTCAACTTAACCTCGCATCATATCGTAACTCGCCGGTTCATTCTACAAAAGGCACGCTCTCACCCATTAACGGGCTCGAACTTGTTGTAGGCACACGGTTTCAGGTTCTATTTCACTCCCCTCCCGGGGTGCTTTTCACCTTTCCCTCACGGTACTGGTTCACTATCGGTCACTAGAGAGTATTTAGGGTTGGGAGATGGTCCTCCCAGATTCCGACGGGATTTCTCGTGTCCCGCCGTACTCAGGATACTGCTAGGTATAAAGACTATTTCGAATACGAGGCTCTTACTCTCTTTGGCTGACCTTCCCATGTCATTCTTCTATAATCTTTAAGTCCACATTGCAGTCCTACAACCCCGAAGAGTAAACTCTTCGGTTTGCCCTCCTGCCGTTTCGCTCGCCGCTACTCAGGCAATCGCTTTTGCTTTCTCTTCCTGCAGCTACTTAGATGTTTCAGTTCACTGCGTCTTCCTCTACCTATCCTTAACAGATAGGAGTACTAGCCATTAGCTAGTGGGTTCCCCCATTCGGACATCTCTGGATCGTCGCTTACTTACAGCTCCCCAAAGCATTTCGTCGTTTGTCACGTCCTTCTTCGGCTTCTAGTGCCAAGGCATCCACCGTGCGCCCTTATTAACTTAACCTTATTTTTGGTCTTGCGACCTAAACTCTTTAAATATTTACAGCGTTTCGGTTTATTTTCTTGTTACTATTTGATATAGATATTCAATTTTCAATGTTCAATCTTAACACCCTTATAGTGTTAATGGAGCCTAGCGGGATCGAACCGCTGACCTCCTGCGTGCAAAGCAGGCGCTCTCCCAGCTGAGCTAAGGCCCCACAAGACCTCTCAAAACTAAACAAGACCAACGTACAGGTTTCCTTTTCCTTAGAAAGGAGGTGATCCAGCCGCACCTTCCGATACGGCTACCTTGTTACGACTTCACCCCAATCATCTATCCCACCTTAGGCGGCTGGCTCCAAATGGTTACCTCACCGACTTCGGGTGTTACAAACTCTCGTGGTGTGACGGGCGGTGTGTACAAGGCCCGGGAACGTATTCACCGCGGCGTGCTGATCCGCGATTACTAGCGATTCCGACTTCATGTAGGCGAGTTGCAGCCTACAATCCGAACTGAGACTGGCTTTAAGAGATTAGCTTGCCGTCACCGACTCGCGACTCGTTGTACCAGCCATTGTAGCACGTGTGTAGCCCAGGTCATAAGGGGCATGATGATTTGACGTCATCCCCACCTTCCTCCGGTTTATTACCGGCAGTCTCGCTAGAGTGCCCAACTCAATGATGGCAACTAACAATAGGGGTTGCGCTCGTTGCGGGACTTAACCCAACATCTCACGACACGAGCTGACGACAACCATGCACCACCTGTCACCTCTGTCCCGAGGGAAAACTCTATCTCTAGAGCGGTCAGAGGGATGTCAAGACCTGGTAAGGTTCTTCGCGTTGCTTCGAATTAAACCACATGCTCCACCGCTTGTGCGGGCCCCCGTCAATTCCTTTGAGTTTCAACCTTGCGGTCGTACTCCCCAGGCGGAGTGCTTAATGCGTTAGCTGCGGCACTGAGTCCCGGAAAGGACCCAACACCTAGCACTCATCGTTTACGGCGTGGACTACCAGGGTATCTAATCCTGTTTGCTCCCCACGCTTTCGAGCCTCAGCGTCAGTTACAGACCAGAGAGCCGCTTTCGCCACCGGTGTTCCTCCATATATCTACGCATTTCACCGCTACACATGGAATTCCACTCTCCCCTTCTGCACTCAAGTTAAACAGTTTCCAAAGCGTACTATGGTTAAGCCACAGCCTTTAACTTCAGACTTATCTAACCGCCTGCGCTCGCTTTACGCCCAATAAATCCGGATAACGCTCGGGACCTACGTATTACCGCGGCTGCTGGCACGTAGTTAGCCGTCCCTTTCTGGTAAGATACCGTCACAGCGTGAACTTTCCACTCTCACACTCGTTCTTCTCTTACAACAGAGCTTTACGATCCGAAAACCTTCTTCACTCACGCGGCGTTGCTCGGTCAGGGTTGCCCCCATTGCCGAAGATTCCCTACTGCTGCCTCCCGTAGGAGTCTGGGCCGTGTCTCAGTCCCAGTGTGGCCGATCACCCTCTCAGGTCGGCTATGTATCGTCGCCTTGGTGAGCCGTTACCTCACCAACTAGCTAATACAACGCAGGTCCATCTCTTAGTGATGCAATTGCACCTTTCAAGTCAACATCATGCAATGTCGACTTTTATGCGGTATTAGCTATCGTTTCCAATAGTTATCCCCCGCTAAGAGGCAGGTTACCTACGCGTTACTCACCCGTTCGCAACTCTTCCAGAAGAGCAAGCTCCTCCTTCAGCGTTCTACTTGCATGTATTAGGCACGCCGCCAGCGTTCATCCTGAGCCAGGATCAAACTCTCATTAAAATAATTGTTTGTCTTAAACTCATTCTGTCACTGACAGATTTATTGTTTTTTTATTGTTCAGTTACTATAACCTCCGTTATAGTGCCCTGCACATTGGTTCGTCTTGTTCAGTTTTCAAAGGTCTTTGTCGCTCTCGCGCGACAACTATATTAGTATATCATGACCTACACTTACTGTCAACACTTTTTTTAATTTTTTTTTACTTTCTTGAAAGTTTTTTGAATAAAGAAAATAGAGAGGGAATCCTCTCTATTTATATTCTTGTCTGTATTTGTTTTCTTCAGCTTTGTTAGCCCATACATAATGACCTGGTTTAATTTCAACCATTTGTGGTTTATCTTCAGAGTAATCATGTTGTTCTGGATCATAGATTTTTAGAACTTTTTTACGTTCTAGAATTGGATCTGGAATTGGGACTGCTGAAAGAAGCGATTGCGTGTATGGATGGATTGGGTGGTTAAATAGCTCTTCAGTTTCTGCTACTTCTACAATAACCCCTTTATAGATAACTGCAATACGGTCAGAAATGAAACGCACAACTGACAAGTCATGGGCGATAAAGAGATAGGTCAAGCCTAATTCTCTTTGGAATTTTTTCAAAAGGTTCAAGACCTGCGCACGTACTGAAACGTCAAGGGCTGAGATTGGTTCATCCGCAATGACAAATTCTGGTTCCATGACAAGTGCACGGGCAATACCGATCCGTTGACGTTGACCACCTGAAAATTCGTGAGGGTAACGTGTCAAATGTTCTGCAAGAAGTCCAACTTCATGCATAATATTTTTCACTTTTTCCTGACGTTCTTCTTCGCTGTTAAACAAATGGTGATTGATCAAACCTTCGGAGATAATATAATCAACTGTAGCACGTTCATTCAAACTTGCTGCTGGGTCTTGGAAGATCATTTGAATTTTACGGATCAACTCTGATTTTTCACTATGAGAGTTTTTTCCGTTGATCTTGCGCCCATCATAAATAATTTCTCCAGCACTTGTATCATTCAAACCGATGATCGCACGTCCAATTGTCGTCTTCCCACTTCCTGATTCACCAACAAGAGAGAAAGTTTCTCCCTTATTAATGAAGAAATTGGCATTCTTTACAGCAACGAATTTTTTACTTCCTTCACCGAAGGAAATTTCTAAATCTTTAATTTCAACTAATTTTTCAGTCATTTCCTTCCTCCTATTCAGTAATGTGAGTGAAGCCCATTTTTGAGCCAATCTTTTCGTGAAGGTTTTCGATTACTTCTGGTTTATGAACTGTTGGTGCATCTGGATGGAGCAACCATGTCTTAGCCCAGTGAGTATCGGTTACTTTGAAAGCAGGTGCCTCTTCTTCAAAATCAATCTGCATTGCATAGTCTGAACGAAGTGCGAAGGCATCTCCTTTGATTGGAGCATACAATGATGGCGGAGTCCCTGGAATAGAGTAAAGATCACCATCTGAGGTTGACAACTGAGGCAAGCTTGAAAGCAAGCTCCATGTATATGGATGTTTTGGATCGTAGAAAATTTCTTCTACTTTCCCAAACTCAACAATTTCGCCAGCATACATAACGGCTACTTTATCTGCAATACTTGCAACCACACCTAAGTCGTGGGTGATAAAGATAACTGTAAATTGGTATTCTTTTTGAAGGGATTTCAATAAATCAATGATTTGCGCTTGAATGGTTACGTCAAGGGCTGTTGTTGGTTCGTCACAGATTAAGATATCTGGACGACAGGCCAAGGCGATGGCAATAACGATCCGTTGACGCATCCCACCTGAATATTGGAATGGATACTCATCAAAACGACGTTCAGCATCTGGAATTCCAACTTTCTCCATATAGTCCAAAGCCATTTCTTTGGCTTCTTTAGCTGTTTTCCCTTGGTGTTTGATAATGACTTCTGTAATTTGTGAACCAATTGTGTTGATTGGGTCCAAACTTGTCATTGGGTCTTGGAAAATTGTAGCGATCTTTGATCCACGAATATTTTCCCAATCTTTATTCGATTTCAAATCTGTCAATTCTTGACCACGGTATTTAATCGAACCTTGGGCAATACGGCCGTTATCTTCTAACATTCCAGTGAATGTTTTTGTCAAAACTGATTTCCCTGAACCTGACTCACCAACCAAGGCAAGAACTTCACCTTCCACTAGCTCAAGCGATACGCCACGAATAGCTGTCAGTACGCGATCGCGCACGTCAAATTCCACTACGATATCTTGAGCAGATAAAATAATATTGTTATTTGATGTCATATCTACTCCTCCTATCTATGTGTACGTGGGTCGCTGGCATCGGCCAAGTTTTGTCCGACGATAAAGAATGACAAGGATACTAAAATCAAAACAGTAAGCGGAATCCAGAATAGGTAGGCATTTGTAGTTACGTTTTGAGAATAGTCAGAAATCAATCGTCCCAAACTTGGAACTGTAATTGGAAGACCAAGTCCGAAAAATGAAAGGAAAGCTTCGTAAGAAATAAAGCTTGGAAGCAACTGTGATGTTTGTGTCACGATAACAGATACCAATTGAGGCAAAATATTTTTCGTAACAATTTTCAAAGTTGGTGTTCCTAATGTTCGGCTGGCAAGGTTGTACTCCAAATCACGGTAACGCATGATTTGGACACGAATGGTATAAGCAATTCCGATCCATCCTGTTAAGGACATGGCAAGAATCAAGTTCCAGAAACCAGATCCCATTGAGTAAGTCAAGACGATAACGATCAACATAAATGGAATGTTTGAAATAACGTTATAAACTTCCATCATGATACGGTCGATAGATTTTGAGATCCCCCAAATTCCACCAACGATGACTCCGACTACCACGTTAATAACAGTGGCGATGAAGGAAATGATAATAGAATTTCGAGCACCAAACCAAACTCCATCAAAGAGGGATTTACCGTTATTATCTGTACCAAAGAAAGCTTTGGCACTTGGTGGATTCAAACGTGCTGAAAAGTCATTTACCTTACTTACGTCGTTGTAATCAAAATTTGAAAACATAGGATAGACAAAACTCATCAAGAGAATCCCAATTAAAATAGCAAGCATAATGATGGTAGTTCTTTTTTTCAAGAATTGTCTGAATACAGATTTCCAGTAAGAATATGCTGGAGCATCGATTACTTCAGAGGCAAAGTCATCGCGTTTTACAAACTGAAATTTATTTTTATCGATTGTAGCCATTATTTGCCTCCTTTCGTATTCGTTAATTTAATCCGTGGATCAAGCACTGTCATCAAGATATCACCTAACATGGCAGCAAAGATACCAAGTGATGTGAAGATGAAGACAAGTCCGATGACCATGGTGTTGTTTGATGCTTTAATAGAGTCAATCAACATTTTACCCATACCTGGGAAAGCGAAGACCGTTTCAGTAAGTGTCGCACCTGAGATAACTCCAATAATAGAACCTGGAATACCAGATACCAATGGAACCATCGCATTTTTGAAGATGTGTTTTCTTGAGATCTCACGTTCTGACAATCCTTTTGAACGAGCAAAACGGACGAAATCTTGCGAGTGGATATCGATCATGTAACGACGAATCCAAACTGCGATAAATGGAGCACTCAACAAGCCAAGAATCAGAGAAGGCAATACATATGAACGCCAATCCTGTGCTCCAAGTACTGGAAATGAGTCTGGAAGTCCAAAGAATGAACCTGCTAGACGCACAATGTAAACAAGGGCAATAGTTGGAAGAGACATCATAAATGTCAAGGTTGCTGTTGAGATGCTATCAAACCATGAGTCCTTGAACAGAGCCATGTAAGATCCTAATGGGATCGCAATCAAGTAAGCAATCGCAATACCAATCAAACCAATGATTGAAGAAGATGCAATCATGGATGGATTCTCATAGTTGCTCAACGTTGCTGTATAAGCGTCCCCTTTACCAAATCGACTGATATCTTGTGAGTCTGCCTTACTTGGTGATTTGTAGGTACGTGAGTAGATATCGATTGAAGATGTCTTTTTACCTGTTGGGAAGTTCACTTCACTCTTCTTAGTTGTTCCTTGTCCTTGGGTAATAACTTGAAGAACAGGGGTATTTGAATAAGTTGGATATGAATTTCCAAGGTTTAAGGTCACAAAGTTTTGGTGTACATATGGGAATTGACCATTAAAGTACAAGAGGTATTTGTGCTTCGTACCAGAACCTACAACAGACCAACCAATAGATGGATCATTTTCAATACGGATATAGCGTTTGAGGTTTGGATTTGAGGCATCTTTCACCCAACCTGGATGATCAAATTGAATCAAATTCGCATAGAAACTAATGACACGTTCAAAAACCGGAATTTCACGCACCGCATAGAAAGACTTGCTTTCTGGGAAACGTTTCAACTGCCAACCATGACCTAATTTTTTAATGTATTCCTTATAGATCTTTTCATTAGCAGTAGTCGCATCAACTGTTACAGAAGAATCTTCTTTACTTGCTTTTTGTTGCAAGCTCTTTGAATCCATGTATTCCAAATAACCCATGCGATCGTAGACAGTATTTTCGTAGTTGATCTTCGAATCCTTTGTCTTCGCTACTTTATTGTAGTTAGGGTCATTTTTAAAGATGAGATTTCTCGGTGTTAGCGTATAGATAATCATGTAGGTTAATGTCGTGACGAGAAAGATCGACACTAACGAACGCAAAATACGCATAAAAACATATTTTTTCATATTTCATTCCTTTAATGTCCAAAAGAACTTTCTCCCCTAGAAGAGAAAGTTCTAATGAAAATCAATAATTTAATTATTTAACGTGTTTTTCAAGATCTTGTTGAGCTTTTTTGTTTGACTCAGCTTTTTCTTTTTGCCATTTCTTAAGGGCTTCATCGTATTGTTTCTTAGTAACCGGCTCATCTTGAACTTCAACGTATTTCAAGTATGTTGAACCTTTGTTACCTGTTTGTGATGATGGTTCAGAGAATGGAACTACCTTAGAAACAACTGTTGCAGCACCTGTACTTGACATCGTTGGAATAACAATCGCACTATCTGTCAACCAAGCTTGAGCTACTGCGTATTTTTCATAACGTTTCACAACATCTTGTGTTTCGTTGTTTGCATCGTCAAGAAGTTTTGCAAACTCATCCAAACCTACAGCTTTTGCTGATGGGTTATCTACACCACCTGCAAAA
The DNA window shown above is from Streptococcus sp. S1 and carries:
- a CDS encoding ABC transporter ATP-binding protein; the encoded protein is MTSNNNIILSAQDIVVEFDVRDRVLTAIRGVSLELVEGEVLALVGESGSGKSVLTKTFTGMLEDNGRIAQGSIKYRGQELTDLKSNKDWENIRGSKIATIFQDPMTSLDPINTIGSQITEVIIKHQGKTAKEAKEMALDYMEKVGIPDAERRFDEYPFQYSGGMRQRIVIAIALACRPDILICDEPTTALDVTIQAQIIDLLKSLQKEYQFTVIFITHDLGVVASIADKVAVMYAGEIVEFGKVEEIFYDPKHPYTWSLLSSLPQLSTSDGDLYSIPGTPPSLYAPIKGDAFALRSDYAMQIDFEEEAPAFKVTDTHWAKTWLLHPDAPTVHKPEVIENLHEKIGSKMGFTHITE
- the oppC gene encoding oligopeptide ABC transporter permease OppC, with the protein product MATIDKNKFQFVKRDDFASEVIDAPAYSYWKSVFRQFLKKRTTIIMLAILIGILLMSFVYPMFSNFDYNDVSKVNDFSARLNPPSAKAFFGTDNNGKSLFDGVWFGARNSIIISFIATVINVVVGVIVGGIWGISKSIDRIMMEVYNVISNIPFMLIVIVLTYSMGSGFWNLILAMSLTGWIGIAYTIRVQIMRYRDLEYNLASRTLGTPTLKIVTKNILPQLVSVIVTQTSQLLPSFISYEAFLSFFGLGLPITVPSLGRLISDYSQNVTTNAYLFWIPLTVLILVSLSFFIVGQNLADASDPRTHR
- a CDS encoding ABC transporter permease, with the protein product MKKYVFMRILRSLVSIFLVTTLTYMIIYTLTPRNLIFKNDPNYNKVAKTKDSKINYENTVYDRMGYLEYMDSKSLQQKASKEDSSVTVDATTANEKIYKEYIKKLGHGWQLKRFPESKSFYAVREIPVFERVISFYANLIQFDHPGWVKDASNPNLKRYIRIENDPSIGWSVVGSGTKHKYLLYFNGQFPYVHQNFVTLNLGNSYPTYSNTPVLQVITQGQGTTKKSEVNFPTGKKTSSIDIYSRTYKSPSKADSQDISRFGKGDAYTATLSNYENPSMIASSSIIGLIGIAIAYLIAIPLGSYMALFKDSWFDSISTATLTFMMSLPTIALVYIVRLAGSFFGLPDSFPVLGAQDWRSYVLPSLILGLLSAPFIAVWIRRYMIDIHSQDFVRFARSKGLSEREISRKHIFKNAMVPLVSGIPGSIIGVISGATLTETVFAFPGMGKMLIDSIKASNNTMVIGLVFIFTSLGIFAAMLGDILMTVLDPRIKLTNTKGGK
- a CDS encoding ATP-binding cassette domain-containing protein, producing MTEKLVEIKDLEISFGEGSKKFVAVKNANFFINKGETFSLVGESGSGKTTIGRAIIGLNDTSAGEIIYDGRKINGKNSHSEKSELIRKIQMIFQDPAASLNERATVDYIISEGLINHHLFNSEEERQEKVKNIMHEVGLLAEHLTRYPHEFSGGQRQRIGIARALVMEPEFVIADEPISALDVSVRAQVLNLLKKFQRELGLTYLFIAHDLSVVRFISDRIAVIYKGVIVEVAETEELFNHPIHPYTQSLLSAVPIPDPILERKKVLKIYDPEQHDYSEDKPQMVEIKPGHYVWANKAEENKYRQEYK